One genomic region from Nocardia vinacea encodes:
- a CDS encoding ABC transporter permease: MKTSNKRWAAIGGIVGGLALASLLWSLVVATGRFPSALFPTVPQIIRAGHSLWSQGLLIPDIAASLQRALLGFVSGAIAGISAAIVTASTWLGRRILQPVLRLLSPIPTIGIVPLAILWFGIGESSKTLVIALGVFVPVWINSHTGFASTPADYLQASRCLGARRWQTMTRIVLPEAAPDVVSGLRVGAAMAFVLIVVAEMTGTTAGIGYRIYQAQLFSQADRLIFCLIVLGVIGAVCDLAIASISAPATRWAHEEH; the protein is encoded by the coding sequence ATGAAGACGTCGAACAAACGCTGGGCAGCGATCGGGGGAATCGTCGGCGGCCTTGCCCTGGCAAGCCTGCTGTGGAGTCTCGTCGTCGCGACCGGACGCTTTCCCAGCGCACTGTTTCCGACTGTGCCGCAGATCATTCGGGCCGGGCACAGCCTGTGGTCTCAGGGGCTGCTGATACCGGATATCGCGGCCAGCCTGCAACGGGCGCTGCTCGGATTCGTCTCGGGTGCGATCGCCGGCATCTCGGCGGCGATCGTCACCGCAAGCACTTGGCTGGGGCGCAGGATTCTGCAACCCGTGCTCAGGTTGCTATCTCCCATTCCAACTATCGGCATCGTGCCGCTGGCGATTCTCTGGTTCGGGATCGGCGAGAGCAGCAAGACCTTGGTCATCGCCCTCGGAGTTTTCGTCCCGGTGTGGATCAACAGTCATACCGGATTCGCGAGCACCCCGGCCGATTACCTGCAGGCTTCACGCTGCCTCGGCGCGCGCCGCTGGCAAACCATGACTCGGATCGTCCTGCCCGAGGCGGCGCCCGATGTGGTTTCTGGCCTCCGGGTCGGCGCGGCGATGGCTTTCGTGCTGATCGTCGTCGCCGAAATGACCGGCACCACAGCGGGAATCGGCTACCGCATTTACCAAGCCCAATTGTTCTCGCAGGCCGATCGGCTGATCTTCTGCCTGATAGTGCTCGGAGTAATCGGGGCGGTATGTGATCTGGCGATTGCCTCGATTTCCGCACCGGCCACGCGATGGGCACACGAGGAGCACTGA
- a CDS encoding ABC transporter ATP-binding protein, whose amino-acid sequence MTIVTQDLVVQFPNKSAPALRNITLSVPEGSFTVLVGASGSGKSTLLHCLAGLITPTSGTVTDNDEPVTAPDPRRGVAFQRDVLFPWMSVSDNIGYALRAHRVPRKQRRARIGELLDLVGLSGEVGKQRPSQLSGGMRQRVGIARMLGGEPTVMLMDEPFAALDALTRLRMQDLLIDLWTRLNRTVIFVTHDVDEAIRLSDIISVLRDGQITRHITNPLTRPRPADTLADQSGYSELRRTLHHELGVEHDDRQLLDS is encoded by the coding sequence ATGACCATCGTGACACAGGATCTTGTCGTTCAATTCCCGAACAAGTCCGCCCCCGCACTGCGCAACATCACGCTGAGTGTGCCCGAGGGCTCGTTCACCGTATTGGTCGGCGCGTCCGGCAGCGGCAAATCGACTCTGCTGCACTGTCTCGCCGGGCTCATTACGCCGACCTCCGGCACGGTGACCGACAACGACGAACCGGTGACGGCTCCGGACCCGCGCCGCGGCGTGGCCTTCCAGCGCGACGTGCTGTTTCCGTGGATGAGCGTTTCCGACAACATCGGCTACGCCCTGCGCGCACATCGTGTTCCGCGCAAACAGCGGCGTGCGCGCATCGGCGAACTTCTCGACCTCGTCGGACTGTCGGGCGAGGTGGGCAAACAACGCCCGAGCCAGCTCTCGGGCGGCATGCGCCAACGCGTCGGCATCGCGCGCATGCTCGGCGGCGAACCCACCGTCATGCTGATGGACGAACCGTTCGCGGCGCTCGACGCGTTGACGCGCCTGCGCATGCAGGACCTGCTCATCGATCTGTGGACGCGGTTGAACCGTACGGTCATCTTTGTCACCCACGATGTCGACGAAGCAATTCGACTGTCGGACATCATCAGTGTGCTCAGGGACGGGCAGATCACCCGGCACATCACCAATCCGCTGACCCGCCCACGCCCCGCCGATACGCTCGCCGACCAATCCGGCTACAGCGAGCTCCGCCGCACTCTGCACCACGAACTCGGCGTCGAGCACGACGATCGACAGCTGCTGGACAGCTGA
- a CDS encoding ABC transporter substrate-binding protein, protein MKTLTNRLLTAVLTVTAIATTLAACATSDGSDANTLTVAFVVDPSWAQIPVAQQDGLFEKHGVHVKVVNFPSGVEALQALAAHQVDVATAADVPAAATLTRSPSLRVVADGSRWQGSRIVARRSAGITSLESLSGRSIGTPLGTSAAYFAAKALSDKGIEADLVQVAPQATLTAATQHNVDAVSIFQPYQAQVIAALGDDAVQLPGGSYNQHSLYLASDTVVAQKSASLSAFFAALNEASTALSTHADSAIAAIAAATQLAPSLLQKILPEFDYTIQLQPDLAANLMSLGTWAKAQGKIDQSTQLPNYDSLLVTTFLPHVG, encoded by the coding sequence ATGAAAACACTCACGAACCGGCTGCTCACGGCAGTCCTGACAGTCACCGCGATAGCCACTACGCTCGCCGCGTGCGCCACCTCCGACGGGTCCGATGCCAACACCCTCACGGTCGCCTTCGTCGTCGATCCGTCCTGGGCACAGATACCTGTAGCCCAGCAGGACGGATTGTTCGAAAAGCACGGCGTGCACGTCAAAGTCGTGAACTTCCCCTCGGGTGTGGAAGCGCTGCAAGCGCTCGCCGCGCACCAGGTCGACGTCGCGACCGCCGCCGATGTCCCAGCCGCCGCCACCCTGACACGATCTCCGTCGCTGCGCGTCGTCGCCGACGGGTCCCGTTGGCAGGGATCACGAATCGTGGCCCGGCGCAGCGCCGGAATCACCTCGCTCGAAAGCCTGTCCGGACGATCCATCGGCACCCCGCTCGGCACCAGTGCGGCGTACTTCGCCGCGAAAGCGCTCTCAGACAAGGGAATCGAAGCCGATTTGGTACAGGTAGCACCGCAGGCGACGCTCACAGCCGCGACCCAGCACAACGTCGACGCCGTCTCCATCTTCCAGCCGTATCAGGCGCAGGTGATCGCCGCCCTCGGCGACGACGCCGTCCAGCTCCCGGGCGGCAGCTACAACCAGCACAGCCTCTACCTGGCGTCCGATACCGTGGTAGCCCAGAAATCGGCTTCCCTGAGCGCATTCTTCGCAGCGCTGAACGAGGCGAGCACGGCACTGTCGACGCACGCCGACAGCGCGATCGCCGCCATCGCCGCCGCCACCCAGCTCGCACCCTCCCTACTCCAGAAGATCCTGCCCGAATTCGACTACACGATTCAGCTGCAGCCCGATCTCGCCGCCAATCTCATGAGCCTCGGCACGTGGGCCAAGGCCCAAGGCAAAATCGACCAGTCCACCCAGTTGCCGAACTACGATTCCCTGCTCGTGACGACCTTCCTGCCGCACGTCGGCTAG
- a CDS encoding MFS transporter, producing MRAKQPALGRGGPTLTAVLPSPPSTPARARLEVLVCVCAGFATLLDSSVLGITVPALRAGLRADAGQVQWLLASYSLTFGLALVPAGRLGDVLGRRRLFLAGIAVFAVSAVCAALANGPWPVVAARLCQGAGAGVISSQVLGIIADRYTGVGRAKALAAYGVAAGLAGMVGPITAGAILGAAGPDLGWRLVLLLNVPFALLTLVGGAVLLRRDRTVRGSARFDAVGLVMLAAATLLLLLPMVSSAGRGRAVVCVAGSLAMLAVFWWWERRYARSGGAPVLLPALAAARGYTLGTAVAMFWFGAIVSLNTVMTLYLVEGLGLGAVQAALVMVGGSVMMALASGFGWRIVTKFGRMTVVCALVLQCGVVTGYIVAVEVIPRPAVFFVVALLAAASGTAGGFVDAPNRAMTLEYAPNGANGVAAGFLQLAQRLSATVALTGVSGLYLAATGSRIGGAGHAISPALTVCLAMVVLSLVCAVADLRRRSTDSESR from the coding sequence CTGCGTGCGAAACAACCCGCCCTCGGACGCGGGGGACCCACACTGACCGCCGTCCTGCCGAGTCCGCCGTCCACACCCGCACGCGCGCGGCTGGAAGTTCTTGTCTGTGTTTGCGCCGGTTTCGCCACGCTGCTGGACTCGTCGGTGCTCGGTATCACGGTGCCCGCGCTTCGGGCGGGATTGCGCGCCGACGCGGGCCAGGTCCAATGGCTGCTGGCGAGCTATTCATTGACGTTCGGCCTCGCGCTGGTACCCGCGGGACGGCTCGGCGACGTCCTGGGTCGACGGCGGCTGTTCCTGGCCGGAATCGCGGTCTTCGCCGTATCGGCGGTCTGCGCGGCGCTGGCGAACGGACCGTGGCCGGTGGTGGCGGCACGGCTGTGTCAGGGTGCGGGTGCGGGCGTGATCAGCTCACAGGTGCTGGGCATCATCGCCGACCGATACACCGGTGTCGGTCGGGCAAAGGCATTGGCGGCCTACGGTGTCGCGGCCGGGCTCGCGGGAATGGTCGGGCCGATCACGGCGGGGGCGATCCTGGGCGCCGCCGGGCCGGACCTCGGCTGGCGGTTGGTGCTGCTGCTGAACGTGCCGTTCGCGCTGCTCACCTTGGTCGGCGGGGCGGTGCTGCTGCGGCGGGACCGCACGGTGCGCGGCTCGGCACGGTTCGATGCCGTGGGCCTGGTGATGTTGGCGGCGGCGACCCTGCTGTTGTTGCTGCCGATGGTGTCCTCGGCGGGGCGGGGCCGTGCGGTGGTCTGCGTCGCGGGATCGCTGGCCATGCTGGCGGTGTTCTGGTGGTGGGAGCGCCGGTACGCGCGATCCGGCGGCGCACCGGTGCTGCTGCCCGCGCTGGCGGCCGCGCGTGGTTACACCCTCGGCACGGCCGTCGCGATGTTCTGGTTCGGCGCGATCGTCTCGCTCAATACGGTGATGACGCTGTACCTGGTCGAAGGGCTCGGGCTCGGGGCGGTCCAGGCCGCGCTGGTGATGGTCGGCGGTTCGGTAATGATGGCGCTGGCATCGGGTTTCGGCTGGCGGATCGTCACGAAGTTCGGCCGAATGACCGTGGTCTGCGCGCTGGTACTGCAGTGCGGTGTGGTGACCGGATACATCGTTGCGGTCGAAGTGATCCCGCGTCCGGCGGTGTTCTTCGTGGTGGCGTTGTTGGCTGCGGCGTCGGGGACGGCCGGAGGGTTCGTCGATGCGCCGAACCGGGCGATGACGCTCGAATACGCGCCGAACGGTGCGAACGGGGTGGCGGCCGGATTCCTGCAGTTGGCACAACGTCTTTCGGCGACCGTCGCGCTGACCGGCGTCTCCGGACTGTATCTCGCGGCCACCGGTTCGCGCATCGGCGGTGCGGGACATGCGATTTCCCCCGCGCTCACGGTCTGCCTCGCGATGGTCGTATTGTCGCTGGTCTGTGCTGTCGCCGACCTCCGACGGCGGAGCACCGATTCGGAATCGCGATAA
- a CDS encoding SDR family oxidoreductase, with the protein MTYSQVLAGRVAVVTGVSRRRGIGFAIAHRLAAMGARLYITHWIPHDEAQPWGADDIELVRRELSAAPRVIDRSIDFADPDAPQQVMDEAVAEFGHVDILVANHALSGTDGTLFDIDAAVLDNHWVVDARSVLILTQAFAKQYRADHSTVTDRGRVIWMTSGQHLAPMRAEIAYASAKSVLAGMTATVAAELIDRGIVLNTVNPGPVDTGFLSTDTADRDLTLIEEVRSAFPRGQVGQPDDPARLITWLVSDEGRWIVGQVIDSEGGFRRQRW; encoded by the coding sequence ATGACGTACTCACAGGTTCTGGCTGGGCGAGTCGCGGTCGTCACCGGAGTTTCTCGGCGACGCGGGATCGGTTTCGCTATCGCCCATCGACTGGCCGCGATGGGTGCACGGCTGTACATCACCCACTGGATTCCGCATGACGAGGCGCAACCGTGGGGTGCCGACGACATCGAACTAGTGCGGCGGGAACTGTCGGCGGCCCCACGGGTCATCGACCGCAGTATCGATTTCGCAGATCCGGACGCGCCGCAACAGGTCATGGACGAAGCGGTCGCGGAGTTCGGGCACGTGGACATCCTGGTTGCCAACCACGCTCTCAGCGGTACCGACGGGACCCTGTTCGACATCGATGCGGCGGTGCTCGACAACCATTGGGTTGTCGATGCGCGGTCGGTGTTGATACTGACTCAGGCTTTCGCGAAGCAGTATCGCGCTGATCACAGCACAGTCACCGACAGAGGTCGCGTGATCTGGATGACGTCGGGGCAGCATCTAGCGCCGATGCGGGCGGAGATTGCCTACGCGTCTGCGAAGTCGGTGTTGGCAGGAATGACAGCCACGGTCGCGGCGGAGTTGATCGATCGGGGCATCGTGCTCAACACCGTCAATCCCGGACCGGTCGACACCGGTTTCCTATCGACCGACACGGCTGACCGCGATCTCACACTGATCGAGGAGGTCCGCTCGGCGTTTCCTCGCGGGCAAGTGGGCCAGCCGGATGATCCAGCACGTTTGATCACCTGGTTGGTATCGGACGAAGGTCGTTGGATCGTCGGACAAGTCATCGACTCCGAAGGCGGATTCCGCAGACAACGCTGGTGA
- a CDS encoding ABC transporter substrate-binding protein: protein MTVRVGYFPHNNSLFVLRHRGILERTVPEVEWVDLRALPQPERVDVKTALPSLHSDFLFTDPGYDFIGTGFTPPVTALAHGRDIVYVGISGPRIENGRLVTKADSGIESVADLKGKRVGIAHGSWQTTLLLFALEQAGLGWADIEPVDTDVHDGGAALIAGDLDAWVGAYPGLTAVEAVTELRTLIDTESLFSHPSLWFTRRDFAENNREAFAAIIAALQESDAWIAQNPRAAAQYFVDDIVARGGSADLDAWEAALRGRPFGIGPVTEEFLDEQQHAADLLAANGLLPQTIRVREAVDASIGEFVAASREPATAN, encoded by the coding sequence ATGACCGTTCGTGTCGGCTACTTCCCGCACAACAACTCCCTGTTCGTCCTGCGCCACCGCGGCATCCTCGAGCGCACCGTGCCCGAGGTGGAATGGGTGGACCTGCGCGCTCTGCCGCAGCCGGAGCGCGTGGATGTGAAAACCGCACTGCCGTCGCTGCATTCGGACTTCTTGTTCACCGATCCCGGCTACGACTTCATCGGCACCGGCTTCACCCCGCCGGTCACCGCCTTGGCCCACGGCCGCGACATCGTCTACGTCGGCATCTCCGGTCCGCGCATCGAGAACGGGCGCCTGGTCACCAAGGCCGACAGCGGCATCGAATCGGTCGCCGATTTGAAGGGCAAGCGCGTCGGCATCGCCCACGGCTCCTGGCAGACCACTCTGCTGCTGTTCGCGCTGGAGCAGGCCGGACTGGGCTGGGCCGACATCGAACCGGTCGATACCGACGTGCACGACGGTGGCGCCGCGCTGATAGCAGGCGACCTCGATGCCTGGGTTGGCGCCTACCCAGGGTTGACCGCCGTGGAGGCTGTCACCGAACTGCGGACGCTGATCGACACCGAGTCGCTGTTCAGCCATCCTTCGCTGTGGTTCACCCGCCGCGACTTCGCCGAGAACAATCGCGAAGCCTTCGCGGCGATCATTGCCGCGCTGCAGGAATCCGATGCGTGGATCGCGCAGAACCCGCGTGCGGCGGCCCAGTACTTCGTCGACGACATCGTCGCCCGGGGCGGCAGCGCCGATCTGGATGCCTGGGAGGCGGCGCTGCGAGGGCGCCCGTTCGGCATCGGCCCGGTGACCGAGGAATTCCTGGACGAACAGCAGCACGCCGCGGACTTGCTCGCCGCGAACGGACTACTGCCCCAGACGATTCGCGTGCGCGAAGCGGTCGACGCATCGATCGGTGAGTTCGTCGCCGCGAGCCGCGAGCCGGCGACCGCCAACTGA
- a CDS encoding class II aldolase/adducin family protein: MTTTEIRLDATVQAFVVAATRDAEKAFRVLRETGTVTGNGTVNFVERVPGTEIAVALNEPGPWAEERTVVPVVAGFDGDVLSGTGSAGFVTGYAKVFRAHPEITSVVHVHSPWLGGWAQTHRVFPIRYAAVQRLTLSRQIPPHIDRSIGAGDFILDQLTLDPDLIAIFEANGGANVIGRAGLLELAKLVVLLEEGAQYQAIAETLGGSVDFDKSNLAVQWGRTGLADEARRRGLI, from the coding sequence ATGACTACCACCGAGATTCGGCTCGACGCGACCGTGCAGGCCTTCGTCGTCGCCGCGACCCGTGACGCGGAGAAGGCCTTCCGAGTGCTGCGTGAGACCGGCACCGTCACCGGCAACGGCACTGTCAATTTCGTCGAACGCGTACCGGGTACCGAGATCGCCGTCGCCCTCAACGAACCTGGCCCGTGGGCCGAGGAGCGCACCGTCGTGCCGGTCGTGGCCGGCTTCGACGGAGACGTGCTCTCCGGCACCGGATCCGCCGGGTTCGTCACCGGCTACGCAAAGGTGTTCCGCGCGCACCCGGAGATCACCTCCGTGGTGCACGTGCACAGCCCGTGGTTGGGCGGCTGGGCCCAGACCCACCGCGTATTCCCCATCCGCTACGCCGCGGTGCAGCGGCTGACCCTGTCGCGGCAGATTCCGCCGCATATCGACCGCAGCATCGGCGCCGGCGATTTCATCCTCGACCAGCTCACGCTGGACCCCGACCTGATCGCCATCTTCGAAGCCAACGGCGGCGCCAACGTTATCGGCCGCGCCGGATTGCTGGAGCTGGCAAAGCTGGTGGTCCTGCTCGAGGAAGGCGCCCAATATCAGGCCATCGCCGAAACACTCGGCGGCTCGGTTGATTTCGACAAATCCAACCTCGCCGTCCAGTGGGGTCGCACCGGCCTCGCCGACGAAGCCCGCCGCCGCGGCCTGATCTGA
- a CDS encoding LLM class flavin-dependent oxidoreductase has product MSIDIYWRIGMEGDHASLRTPRRYNRGHANGYGPGNIAPAVRGGALDGYSYIDHVAAVAKASESAGFLGGLLPSFPVTEDPWAFAAALARETTTYRFMVAFQPGFLHPVQAARMSASLQRATGGRLVYNIISGGGGPAQLWWGDKVSHDDRYARTSEFLDVLRGVWDGQPFTHDGRFFGTDAAALPPGLAGQPFPEVYFSGSSGAAVQAAGRHADYYLSWLEPYADLRAKFDGVRAHAETIGRTPKFAVRIDIVARHTEEAAWAEIRKGWAFVDRDAANRAARGDSVGAARIKGWVPETITGYRDLEVQPNVWCGFSLIRGGPAFGLVGSYEQVAQRLDELIDLGVDAFILAGNPHLEEAYRIGEEVLPLLGRTRLTTPTTPVLTHA; this is encoded by the coding sequence ATGAGCATCGACATCTATTGGCGCATCGGCATGGAAGGCGACCATGCCTCCCTGCGTACCCCGCGCCGCTACAACCGGGGCCACGCCAATGGCTACGGCCCGGGCAATATCGCCCCGGCCGTGCGCGGCGGCGCACTCGATGGCTACAGCTACATCGACCACGTCGCCGCCGTCGCCAAAGCCAGTGAATCCGCCGGGTTCCTGGGCGGTCTGTTGCCCTCGTTCCCAGTGACCGAGGACCCGTGGGCCTTTGCCGCTGCGCTGGCCCGCGAGACCACCACCTATCGGTTCATGGTCGCCTTCCAGCCCGGGTTCCTGCATCCGGTGCAGGCCGCGCGCATGTCGGCCAGCCTGCAACGCGCAACCGGCGGACGACTGGTCTACAACATCATCAGCGGAGGCGGTGGTCCGGCCCAATTGTGGTGGGGTGACAAGGTATCCCACGACGACCGCTACGCACGCACCAGCGAATTTCTCGACGTGCTGCGCGGGGTGTGGGATGGACAGCCCTTCACCCACGACGGCCGGTTCTTCGGGACCGACGCCGCCGCCCTGCCGCCGGGCCTGGCAGGGCAACCGTTCCCGGAGGTCTACTTCTCCGGGTCCTCGGGTGCAGCAGTGCAGGCCGCCGGCCGTCACGCCGACTACTATCTGTCCTGGCTCGAGCCCTACGCTGATCTGCGCGCCAAGTTCGATGGGGTGCGCGCGCACGCCGAAACGATCGGGCGCACCCCGAAATTCGCGGTCCGCATCGACATCGTGGCCCGTCACACCGAGGAAGCGGCCTGGGCCGAGATTCGCAAAGGCTGGGCCTTCGTCGATCGCGATGCCGCCAACCGCGCCGCCCGAGGTGATTCGGTCGGTGCGGCCCGCATCAAAGGCTGGGTGCCCGAAACCATCACCGGCTACCGCGATCTGGAAGTGCAGCCCAACGTCTGGTGCGGGTTCAGCCTGATTCGCGGCGGGCCCGCCTTCGGTCTGGTCGGCAGCTACGAACAGGTCGCCCAACGCCTCGACGAGTTGATCGATCTCGGTGTCGACGCCTTCATTCTGGCCGGTAACCCGCATCTGGAAGAGGCCTACCGGATCGGTGAGGAAGTTCTGCCGCTGCTGGGTCGCACCCGTCTGACCACCCCGACCACTCCCGTGCTCACCCACGCCTGA
- a CDS encoding LLM class flavin-dependent oxidoreductase, which yields MTEYLWRLPSHGDGRRARPQLRHRGGFGDPVPTPAGGPFGARPDDREPTDVRRGHFGPFDDLHQVIDAAELAGLDGVLAPYDPLGEESWIVAGGALRATRHARVIVEFQPAFGTPVYAAKVSATLQRLSAGRLSWRLAVDTDAEDARTRGDRVSGDDRYARAAEFLTVARGVWNADPVPGAGFQGTGFDFAGEYYDVIDGGFRGILSGLPFPTVYLSGTSEPALDLSARHGDVHLFTESTDGPAAALAQLRERTVETGRHVRAGLELPVIARETEDEAWARAERQWREVHPDGPGARSLSLDGARWAGFAELGYPQPVGLVGSYEHVAQQLQVYEVAGFDSIVLSGHPNIEEVHRAGEHLLFLADPAGRTLQETTA from the coding sequence ATGACCGAGTATCTGTGGCGGCTGCCCAGCCATGGTGACGGCCGCCGAGCTCGCCCGCAGTTACGTCACCGCGGTGGATTCGGTGACCCGGTCCCGACACCGGCCGGCGGGCCCTTCGGTGCGCGCCCGGACGACCGGGAACCGACCGATGTACGTCGCGGACACTTCGGGCCTTTCGACGATCTGCACCAGGTGATCGACGCCGCCGAGCTGGCGGGCCTCGACGGTGTGCTCGCACCGTACGACCCGCTGGGCGAGGAATCGTGGATCGTGGCCGGCGGTGCATTGCGCGCCACCCGCCACGCGCGCGTGATCGTCGAATTCCAGCCTGCTTTCGGCACTCCGGTGTATGCGGCGAAGGTCTCGGCCACCCTGCAACGGCTGTCCGCGGGACGGTTGAGCTGGCGGCTGGCCGTCGACACCGACGCCGAGGATGCGCGTACCCGCGGCGACCGGGTCAGCGGGGACGACCGGTACGCGCGGGCAGCAGAGTTCCTGACCGTGGCGCGCGGTGTGTGGAATGCCGACCCGGTGCCCGGCGCCGGATTCCAAGGCACCGGGTTCGATTTCGCGGGCGAATACTACGACGTGATCGACGGCGGCTTCCGCGGCATCCTGTCCGGGTTGCCGTTCCCGACGGTGTACCTGTCGGGCACTTCGGAACCGGCACTGGATCTTTCGGCCCGACACGGTGATGTGCACCTGTTCACCGAATCCACCGACGGTCCGGCCGCAGCGCTGGCGCAGCTGCGAGAGCGCACCGTCGAGACCGGTCGCCATGTGCGCGCGGGGCTCGAGCTGCCGGTGATCGCCCGCGAAACCGAGGACGAGGCATGGGCGCGCGCGGAACGCCAATGGCGCGAAGTACATCCCGACGGTCCCGGCGCGCGGTCGCTGAGTCTCGACGGTGCCCGCTGGGCCGGGTTCGCCGAGCTCGGCTACCCGCAGCCGGTCGGCCTGGTCGGCAGCTACGAGCATGTCGCCCAGCAGTTGCAGGTCTACGAGGTTGCCGGTTTCGACAGCATCGTGTTGTCCGGGCACCCGAACATCGAGGAAGTGCACCGCGCCGGTGAGCATTTGCTGTTCCTGGCCGATCCGGCCGGCCGCACCCTGCAGGAGACCACGGCATGA
- a CDS encoding ABC transporter substrate-binding protein: protein MTNTAKPDPAGTLWYTRCPVPTASGLAHSLGWLGEIARIHGLDFGVLQDAGPELAARHFDHTLEGLVREGGNVPALAARAQGSPTRLIGLTWIDEAQAILVGPQSPVSSPAELAGLRIGIPAWAQDQARSFPRAMALHGFTSALRLGGLTLADVQVVELRVERDPQVRTEVQQRSRSITWGAEELLRGEVDAIYVKGARAQEVAARHGLRVAVDLDATDTKLLRVNNGTPRPITVHQDLLDTNPDAVIGFLAQSLRAADWATDNLDGVREVLQRETLSGPEGVVAAYGTEFHRGLHPSLDPERVELLGVQKQFLYTHGFLAADFDLDSWVAHEPLARARELVATGTVAA from the coding sequence ATGACCAACACAGCAAAGCCCGATCCCGCCGGCACCCTCTGGTACACCCGCTGCCCGGTGCCGACCGCCAGCGGGCTGGCTCACAGTCTGGGCTGGCTGGGCGAGATCGCCCGTATCCACGGCCTGGACTTCGGGGTCCTGCAGGACGCCGGCCCGGAGCTGGCGGCCCGCCACTTCGACCACACTCTCGAGGGTTTGGTGCGTGAAGGCGGCAACGTGCCCGCGCTGGCCGCGCGCGCCCAGGGCTCACCGACCCGGCTCATCGGCCTGACCTGGATCGACGAAGCGCAGGCCATTCTGGTCGGCCCGCAGTCGCCGGTGAGTTCACCGGCCGAACTGGCGGGGCTGCGGATCGGCATCCCGGCCTGGGCGCAGGATCAGGCGCGCAGCTTCCCGCGAGCGATGGCACTGCACGGGTTCACCAGCGCCCTGCGCCTGGGTGGGCTCACCCTCGCCGATGTCCAGGTCGTGGAGCTGCGTGTGGAGCGGGATCCGCAGGTGCGCACCGAGGTTCAGCAGCGTTCCCGGTCCATCACCTGGGGCGCCGAGGAGTTGCTGCGCGGTGAGGTGGACGCCATCTACGTCAAGGGTGCCCGCGCTCAGGAAGTCGCCGCGCGGCACGGGCTGCGGGTAGCGGTGGACCTGGACGCCACCGACACCAAACTTCTGCGCGTCAACAACGGCACCCCGCGCCCGATTACGGTGCATCAGGATCTGCTCGACACCAACCCGGATGCGGTGATCGGGTTCCTGGCTCAGAGCCTGCGGGCTGCGGACTGGGCGACCGACAATCTCGACGGCGTACGGGAGGTGCTGCAACGCGAAACCCTGTCCGGGCCTGAGGGAGTCGTGGCCGCCTACGGCACCGAGTTCCATCGCGGTCTGCATCCGTCGCTGGATCCCGAACGCGTGGAGCTGCTCGGGGTGCAGAAGCAGTTCCTCTATACCCACGGTTTCCTGGCCGCCGATTTCGACCTCGACTCCTGGGTCGCCCACGAGCCGCTGGCGCGGGCGCGGGAGCTGGTCGCCACCGGGACGGTCGCGGCATGA
- a CDS encoding ABC transporter ATP-binding protein, whose amino-acid sequence MTAVEQSPRATAPVAVRITGLRKAFGDKIVLDGVDLTIRRGEFVVLLGPSGTGKTTLLRLLTGLETPDAGQVLVPTVRTTVYQEPRLIPSKRVLANVTVGQRRSKQTREAGLRALAEVHLDGKARQWPATLSGGEAQRAALARALVREPELLLLDEPFAALDALTRLQMQDLVGELVTRHHPAVLMVTHDVDEAVRLADRVLILDHGRFAVDTEIDLAQPRDGNDPAALRYRAAFLAELGVGTAPSKNSGA is encoded by the coding sequence ATGACCGCCGTCGAACAGTCGCCGCGTGCCACCGCGCCGGTCGCCGTGCGGATCACCGGCCTGCGCAAGGCCTTCGGTGACAAGATCGTCCTCGACGGGGTCGATCTGACCATTCGCCGCGGCGAGTTCGTGGTCCTGCTCGGCCCCAGCGGCACCGGCAAGACCACCTTGCTGCGCCTGCTCACCGGCCTGGAAACCCCTGACGCCGGACAGGTGCTGGTGCCGACGGTGCGCACCACCGTCTATCAGGAGCCGCGACTGATCCCGTCCAAGCGGGTGCTGGCCAATGTGACGGTCGGGCAACGGCGCTCGAAACAGACCCGGGAGGCGGGCCTGCGCGCGCTGGCCGAGGTACATCTGGATGGTAAGGCCCGGCAATGGCCGGCGACCCTGTCCGGTGGTGAAGCCCAGCGTGCGGCGCTGGCGCGGGCGCTGGTGCGCGAACCCGAACTGCTGTTGCTGGACGAGCCGTTCGCCGCGCTGGACGCGCTGACCCGGTTGCAGATGCAGGACCTGGTGGGGGAGTTGGTTACCCGCCATCACCCGGCGGTGCTCATGGTGACCCATGACGTGGACGAGGCGGTGCGCCTGGCCGACCGGGTGCTCATTCTCGATCACGGCCGGTTCGCGGTGGACACCGAGATCGACCTGGCCCAACCGCGCGACGGCAACGACCCTGCCGCGCTGCGCTATCGCGCGGCCTTCCTCGCCGAACTCGGCGTCGGCACCGCGCCCTCGAAGAACTCAGGAGCATAG